One part of the Ochrobactrum quorumnocens genome encodes these proteins:
- the efeO gene encoding iron uptake system protein EfeO, which translates to MKYRLPLLASACVVALSLSFGAAKAEVSPLDLVQPIADYKIYVQDNLDILVKDTKAFTDAIKAGDLAKAKELYPSSRVSYEKIEPIAELFADLDASIDSRADDHEDAEKSDDFTGFHRLEYGLFSQNSTEGLDKYADKLYSDVVELQKRIKDMTFPPEKVVGGAAALMEEVAATKISGEEDRYSHTDIWDFQANVDGSQKIVELFRPLIEKENPELLKKSDANFKTVNDILVKYKNGDGYELYDKLTEDDRKVMAGAITTLAEDLSTLRGTLGLN; encoded by the coding sequence ATGAAATATCGTCTGCCACTGCTCGCGTCGGCTTGTGTCGTCGCTCTGTCCCTCAGCTTCGGTGCTGCAAAGGCCGAAGTCTCCCCACTCGATCTGGTTCAACCGATTGCTGACTACAAGATCTACGTTCAGGACAATCTTGATATTCTCGTGAAAGACACAAAGGCTTTCACCGACGCGATCAAGGCTGGCGATCTGGCGAAGGCGAAAGAACTTTATCCATCCTCGCGTGTTTCTTACGAAAAGATCGAGCCGATTGCAGAGCTTTTTGCAGACCTCGACGCCTCCATCGATAGCCGCGCAGATGACCATGAAGATGCAGAAAAGTCTGACGACTTTACTGGCTTCCATCGTCTCGAATATGGCCTATTCTCGCAGAACTCGACTGAAGGTCTCGATAAATATGCCGATAAGCTCTATTCGGATGTTGTCGAGCTGCAGAAGCGTATCAAGGACATGACCTTCCCACCTGAAAAGGTTGTCGGCGGTGCAGCAGCCCTTATGGAAGAGGTCGCGGCTACCAAGATTTCTGGCGAAGAAGATCGTTACAGCCACACAGACATCTGGGATTTCCAAGCCAATGTCGATGGTTCGCAGAAGATCGTAGAACTCTTCCGTCCCCTTATCGAGAAGGAAAATCCTGAGCTTCTCAAAAAGTCGGATGCCAACTTCAAAACCGTCAACGACATTCTTGTGAAATACAAGAATGGCGACGGCTATGAATTATACGATAAGCTGACTGAGGACGATCGCAAGGTCATGGCTGGCGCGATCACGACGCTCGCAGAAGATCTTTCGACACTGCGAGGCACGCTCGGTCTGAACTGA
- a CDS encoding mannitol dehydrogenase family protein: MTKLSRATLKSFNKVHKPGYDPADLVPGIVHFGVGNFHRAHQAVYLDDLFGLGLDHDWALIGAGVRASDDAMRDTLKAQDWLTTVVDQEAEHSEARITASIVDYVTISTEEGRKALMDYLTSPDIRIVSMTITEGGYYIDPASQHFDAAHPDIVADGAYPDKPKTVFGLIVQALKQRRAAEVEPFTVMSCDNIPGNGHVTEDAVVGLAKLSDPDFADWIAANVAFPNSMVDRITPATGVREREIALNEFEVEDGWPVFCEGFKQWVVEDNFPTGRPRLHKVGVTFSDQVDAYELMKIRILNGGHAAIAYPGGLLDIHFVHEAMENPLIRKYLEKLTKEEIIPEVPPVPNTVLEDYRLLIDKRFANPKIGDTIRRLCLDGSNRQPKFILPTVTDRLAKGHSVAGLALVSALWCRYCYGTTDSGAVIEPNDPSWDRLVKHAVLAKDEPLRWLEMTDIFGSLASNQAYVAAFSAALKRIWHDGTAKTLERYLADEAL, from the coding sequence ATGACCAAGCTGTCGCGAGCAACGCTCAAGAGCTTCAACAAAGTTCACAAGCCTGGTTATGATCCGGCAGACCTTGTACCCGGGATAGTTCATTTTGGCGTGGGTAATTTCCATCGCGCGCATCAGGCTGTTTATCTGGATGATCTCTTCGGGCTTGGTCTGGATCACGACTGGGCGTTGATCGGCGCAGGTGTGAGGGCAAGCGATGATGCCATGCGCGATACGCTCAAAGCCCAGGACTGGCTGACGACTGTTGTTGATCAGGAAGCGGAACACTCGGAAGCGCGAATTACCGCTTCCATTGTTGATTATGTGACTATTTCGACGGAGGAGGGGCGTAAAGCCCTGATGGATTATCTCACGTCGCCCGATATTCGCATTGTTTCTATGACGATCACTGAGGGCGGTTATTATATCGACCCGGCTAGTCAGCACTTTGATGCGGCTCATCCTGATATTGTCGCTGACGGAGCATATCCTGATAAACCGAAGACCGTCTTTGGTCTCATCGTGCAGGCGCTGAAACAGCGCCGCGCGGCAGAAGTTGAACCCTTTACGGTGATGTCCTGTGACAACATCCCGGGCAATGGTCACGTGACGGAAGATGCGGTTGTCGGGCTCGCAAAACTCAGCGATCCAGACTTCGCAGACTGGATTGCAGCGAATGTCGCATTCCCCAACTCCATGGTGGATCGCATCACACCCGCAACGGGTGTACGTGAACGCGAAATTGCTTTGAATGAGTTCGAAGTCGAGGATGGCTGGCCGGTTTTCTGCGAAGGTTTCAAGCAGTGGGTTGTTGAAGATAATTTCCCAACCGGGCGTCCAAGGCTACATAAGGTCGGTGTTACCTTTTCCGATCAGGTTGATGCCTATGAGCTGATGAAAATTCGCATCCTCAATGGCGGCCATGCGGCAATTGCTTATCCGGGCGGACTTCTCGACATTCACTTCGTTCATGAAGCGATGGAAAACCCGTTGATCCGGAAATATCTGGAAAAGCTCACCAAGGAAGAAATCATTCCAGAAGTGCCGCCAGTGCCGAATACTGTTCTGGAAGACTACCGTCTGCTCATCGATAAGCGCTTTGCCAATCCGAAGATCGGCGACACGATCCGTCGTCTGTGCCTCGACGGCTCGAACCGCCAGCCGAAATTCATTCTGCCGACTGTTACGGACCGTCTGGCCAAAGGCCACTCGGTCGCTGGGCTTGCTTTGGTGTCTGCTCTCTGGTGCCGTTACTGCTACGGAACGACAGATAGTGGTGCGGTTATCGAGCCGAATGATCCGTCATGGGATCGTCTGGTGAAGCATGCGGTACTTGCCAAGGATGAACCGTTACGTTGGCTCGAAATGACCGATATTTTCGGTTCACTCGCTTCCAATCAGGCTTATGTTGCCGCGTTCTCTGCAGCGCTTAAGCGCATCTGGCATGATGGAACAGCCAAAACGCTTGAGCGTTACCTGGCAGACGAAGCGCTATAA
- a CDS encoding Lrp/AsnC family transcriptional regulator, whose product MRKIDSVDDLDQFDRRILEVLSDDGRIAMTELSKKVGLSKTPCQARVKRLVDEGYILGFRAAINPEKLGLDHIAFTTVKLSDTRETALTAFNVAVRKIREVEECHMIASSFDYLLKVRTPNIRRYREVLGEKISSLPNVASTSTFVVMESVKDNRPVRVYPGAL is encoded by the coding sequence ATGCGAAAGATAGACTCTGTAGACGATCTGGATCAGTTCGATCGCCGCATTCTTGAAGTGCTGAGCGATGATGGTCGCATCGCTATGACCGAGTTGTCAAAAAAAGTCGGTCTTTCCAAGACACCGTGTCAGGCGCGCGTCAAACGGCTGGTCGATGAGGGCTATATTTTAGGCTTTCGCGCGGCCATAAATCCGGAAAAACTCGGCCTCGATCATATCGCTTTTACGACTGTAAAACTATCGGACACACGTGAGACTGCACTCACAGCGTTCAACGTCGCTGTGCGCAAGATACGCGAAGTCGAAGAATGCCACATGATCGCGAGTTCCTTCGACTATCTCTTGAAAGTGCGAACGCCCAACATCCGACGTTACCGCGAGGTGCTGGGCGAAAAAATTTCGAGCCTGCCGAATGTGGCAAGCACCTCCACCTTTGTGGTGATGGAGTCGGTGAAAGACAACCGCCCGGTAAGGGTTTATCCGGGCGCGCTGTAA
- the putA gene encoding trifunctional transcriptional regulator/proline dehydrogenase/L-glutamate gamma-semialdehyde dehydrogenase translates to MTDKISAPTPVFQNFAPPIREETPLRKAITDAYRRPEAECVTALVQQATLPEETVKQVRATARKLIEALRAKHKGTGVEGLVHEYSLSSQEGVALMCLAEALLRIPDMATRDALIRDKISNGDWKSHVGGGRSLFVNAATWGLVVTGKLTNTVNDSGLSAALTRLIARCGEPVIRRGVDMAMRMMGEQFVTGETIDEALKRAKSLEERGFRYSYDMLGEAATTAADAERYYKDYEVAIHAIGRASAGRGIYDGPGISIKLSALHPRYVRAQSERVMDELLPKVKALAALSKKYNIGLNIDAEEADRLELSLDLLQSLCEDPDLADWEGIGFVVQAYGKRCPFVLDFIIDLARRTNRRVMVRLVKGAYWDAEIKRAQVDGLEDFPVYTRKVHTDVSYIACARKLLGARDVIFPQFATHNAQTLATIYHLAGPDFKTGSYEFQCLHGMGEPLYDEVVGASKLGRPARIYAPVGTHETLLAYLVRRLLENGANSSFVNRIGDKSVSVDELIADPAEVVRLMAVVGARHDQINLPEGLYGIRKNSAGFDLSNEEQLAALSETLKTNASRAWTAEPQVAGAKVRGETRPVLNPGDHSDVVGKVTEIAVADVATAMKAAEKATASWSKVSPADRAACLDRASDIMQREMPELLGLIMREAGKSMPNAIAEVREAIDFLRYYAEQTRRTLGVAHKPLGPIVCISPWNFPLAIFTGQIAAALVAGNPVLAKPAEETPLIAAQGVRILHEAGIPADALQLLPGDGRIGAALVAAQETCGVMFTGSTEVARLIQAQLASRLLPNGKPIPLIAETGGQNAMIVDSSALAEQVVFDVIGSAFDSAGQRCSALRVLCLQEDVADRILTMLKGALKELSIGRTDQLKVDIGAVITQEAKDIIETHVQAMRDMGRKVEQLPLGSGTEKGTFVAPTIVEIDSLRDLKREVFGPVLHVVRYKRDDMDRLIDDINATGYGLTFGLHTRLDETIAHVADRIRVGNIYINRNVIGAIVGVQPFGGRGLSGTGPKAGGPLYLGRLVETAPIPPRMASVHTDAALNDFAKWLGNRGMNELAQAARETGSVSALGLNIELPGPVGERNLYALHARGRILLAPQTETGLYRQLTAALATGNDAVIDEASGLRNVLKDLPSSVAARVVWTKDWQADAPFAGALVEGEGERLTDINKKLAGLPGPLVLTQAATSAQLAQNADCYCLSWLLEEVSTSINTTAAGGNASLMAIG, encoded by the coding sequence ATGACTGATAAGATATCCGCTCCCACTCCTGTTTTCCAGAATTTCGCGCCGCCGATCCGCGAGGAGACGCCCCTGCGCAAGGCAATCACCGATGCCTACCGTCGGCCTGAAGCAGAATGCGTAACCGCGCTGGTTCAGCAGGCAACCTTGCCTGAAGAAACGGTAAAGCAGGTTCGCGCGACAGCTCGTAAGCTGATCGAAGCGCTGCGCGCCAAGCATAAAGGCACAGGCGTCGAAGGTCTGGTGCATGAATATTCACTGTCGAGCCAGGAAGGCGTGGCGCTGATGTGCCTGGCCGAAGCTCTGCTGCGTATTCCGGATATGGCAACGCGCGATGCGCTGATCCGTGACAAGATTTCGAACGGCGATTGGAAGTCGCATGTCGGCGGTGGTCGCTCGCTGTTCGTTAATGCCGCGACCTGGGGCCTTGTTGTCACCGGCAAGCTGACGAACACCGTTAATGACAGCGGCCTTTCGGCAGCACTCACGCGCCTCATTGCTCGTTGCGGTGAGCCGGTTATCCGTCGTGGCGTGGATATGGCCATGCGCATGATGGGCGAGCAGTTCGTCACTGGCGAAACCATTGATGAAGCACTCAAGCGTGCAAAGTCGCTTGAAGAACGCGGCTTCCGCTATTCCTATGATATGCTGGGTGAAGCAGCCACTACTGCGGCTGATGCAGAACGCTATTACAAGGATTATGAGGTTGCGATCCACGCGATTGGTCGCGCTTCGGCCGGTCGCGGCATCTATGATGGCCCGGGTATTTCAATCAAGCTTTCGGCACTGCATCCGCGTTATGTTCGCGCGCAGAGCGAGCGCGTCATGGACGAGCTTCTGCCAAAAGTGAAAGCGCTCGCAGCTCTTTCCAAGAAGTACAATATCGGCCTCAATATCGATGCTGAAGAAGCAGATCGTCTGGAGCTCTCGCTCGACCTTCTGCAGAGCCTTTGTGAAGACCCTGATCTCGCTGATTGGGAAGGCATCGGCTTTGTGGTCCAAGCTTATGGCAAGCGCTGCCCGTTTGTACTTGATTTTATTATTGACCTTGCGCGTCGCACCAATCGTCGCGTCATGGTTCGTCTGGTCAAGGGTGCCTATTGGGATGCGGAAATCAAGCGCGCGCAGGTAGACGGCCTTGAAGATTTCCCGGTCTATACCCGCAAGGTTCATACCGACGTTTCCTACATTGCTTGCGCCCGTAAGCTGCTTGGCGCGCGGGATGTAATCTTCCCGCAGTTTGCAACACACAATGCGCAGACGCTCGCCACGATCTACCATCTGGCAGGTCCAGACTTCAAAACCGGCTCTTATGAATTCCAGTGCCTGCACGGCATGGGTGAGCCGCTTTATGATGAAGTGGTTGGTGCATCAAAGCTTGGTCGTCCGGCACGTATTTATGCGCCTGTCGGCACGCACGAAACGCTGCTTGCTTATTTGGTGCGTCGTCTGCTTGAAAACGGTGCCAACTCGTCCTTCGTCAATCGCATTGGCGATAAGAGCGTGTCGGTTGATGAACTGATTGCCGATCCTGCAGAAGTCGTTCGTTTGATGGCTGTGGTTGGCGCGCGCCACGACCAGATCAATCTTCCTGAAGGCCTTTACGGTATTCGCAAAAACTCGGCAGGTTTCGATCTTTCCAACGAAGAGCAGCTGGCCGCACTGAGCGAAACACTTAAAACCAATGCCTCGCGTGCCTGGACTGCCGAGCCGCAGGTTGCGGGTGCCAAGGTCAGGGGTGAAACACGTCCGGTTCTTAACCCCGGCGACCATTCCGATGTGGTTGGCAAAGTCACGGAAATCGCAGTAGCCGATGTTGCAACGGCAATGAAGGCAGCCGAAAAAGCAACCGCAAGCTGGTCTAAAGTTTCGCCGGCTGACCGTGCAGCTTGCCTCGATCGCGCGAGCGACATCATGCAGCGCGAAATGCCGGAACTGCTTGGCCTCATCATGCGTGAAGCTGGCAAGTCAATGCCAAATGCGATTGCAGAAGTGCGCGAAGCTATTGACTTCCTGCGTTACTATGCAGAACAGACCCGCCGCACACTGGGCGTTGCTCACAAGCCGCTCGGTCCCATTGTTTGCATCAGCCCGTGGAACTTCCCGCTGGCAATCTTTACCGGACAGATTGCAGCCGCTCTTGTTGCGGGCAATCCTGTTCTGGCAAAGCCTGCTGAGGAAACCCCACTCATAGCAGCGCAGGGCGTTCGCATTCTGCACGAAGCTGGCATTCCTGCTGATGCATTGCAGCTTCTGCCTGGCGATGGCCGCATCGGTGCAGCACTTGTTGCAGCGCAGGAAACCTGTGGCGTAATGTTCACCGGCTCGACCGAAGTTGCACGCCTCATTCAGGCGCAGCTTGCTTCGCGTCTGCTGCCAAATGGCAAGCCGATCCCGTTGATCGCTGAAACAGGTGGCCAGAACGCAATGATCGTGGATTCGTCCGCTCTCGCCGAGCAGGTCGTGTTCGACGTGATTGGCTCGGCTTTCGACAGCGCCGGTCAGCGTTGCTCGGCGCTGCGTGTGCTTTGTCTGCAGGAAGATGTCGCCGACCGCATTTTGACGATGCTCAAGGGTGCGCTTAAGGAGCTTTCCATTGGCCGTACCGACCAGCTCAAGGTTGATATCGGTGCAGTTATCACGCAAGAAGCCAAGGACATTATCGAAACGCACGTTCAGGCGATGCGCGATATGGGTCGCAAGGTTGAGCAGCTTCCGCTTGGATCGGGAACAGAGAAGGGCACTTTCGTAGCGCCGACAATCGTTGAGATTGATAGCCTCCGTGATCTGAAACGCGAAGTGTTTGGCCCGGTTCTGCATGTGGTGCGGTACAAGCGTGATGACATGGATCGCCTGATTGATGACATCAACGCAACCGGTTATGGTCTGACCTTTGGTCTGCATACACGCCTTGATGAAACCATCGCTCATGTTGCCGACCGCATCCGGGTTGGTAACATCTATATCAATCGCAATGTTATTGGTGCGATTGTGGGTGTCCAGCCTTTCGGTGGCCGTGGTCTGTCCGGCACGGGCCCGAAGGCTGGTGGTCCGCTCTATCTCGGTCGCCTTGTCGAAACAGCGCCAATCCCGCCGCGTATGGCTTCAGTTCACACCGATGCTGCGCTTAATGATTTCGCAAAATGGCTCGGCAATCGCGGCATGAACGAACTTGCGCAAGCAGCACGCGAAACTGGCAGTGTTTCAGCACTTGGTCTGAATATTGAGCTTCCGGGTCCGGTTGGCGAACGCAACCTCTATGCGCTGCATGCGCGTGGTCGCATTCTACTGGCTCCACAGACAGAAACAGGCCTCTATCGTCAGCTGACAGCTGCACTTGCCACTGGCAACGACGCCGTGATCGACGAGGCTTCAGGCTTGCGCAATGTTCTGAAGGACTTGCCTTCAAGCGTCGCTGCTCGTGTTGTCTGGACAAAGGACTGGCAGGCGGATGCGCCTTTCGCCGGTGCGCTTGTTGAAGGAGAGGGTGAACGCCTGACCGATATCAACAAGAAGCTGGCCGGGCTTCCAGGTCCGCTCGTGTTGACACAGGCTGCAACCTCGGCGCAGTTGGCGCAGAATGCAGACTGCTATTGCCTGAGCTGGTTGCTTGAAGAGGTTTCGACTTCCATCAACACAACAGCCGCGGGCGGCAATGCCAGCCTCATGGCCATCGGCTGA
- a CDS encoding ABC transporter substrate-binding protein: MRWALMAAAFAAGVSSFAVSAQASGNLNLICSADVVICEQMKNNFEKETDIKVNMVRLSSGETYAKVRAEARNPKTDIWWAGTGDPHLQAASEGLTLEYKSPMLDQLQDWAKKQAESSEFRTVGVYAGALGWGYNTDIFKKKNLKEPACWADLLDPSYKGEIQMANPNSSGTAYTALATLIQLMGEEKAFEYLAKLNANVSQYTKSGSAPVKSAARGENGIGIVFMHDAVAMTAEGFPIKSIAPCEGTGYEIGSMSIIKGARNLENAKKWYDWALTAEVQSKMKDAKSFQLPSNKNAEVPKESPRFEDIKLIDYDFKTYGEPTKRKEILERWDKEIGAKAN, encoded by the coding sequence ATGCGTTGGGCACTTATGGCCGCGGCGTTTGCCGCTGGCGTTTCATCATTTGCGGTTTCGGCACAGGCTTCAGGCAATCTCAATCTCATCTGCTCGGCAGATGTCGTGATCTGCGAGCAAATGAAGAATAACTTCGAGAAAGAAACGGATATCAAAGTCAATATGGTGCGCCTGTCTTCCGGCGAAACCTATGCGAAAGTGCGCGCTGAAGCGCGTAATCCAAAGACTGATATCTGGTGGGCTGGTACAGGAGACCCGCATCTGCAAGCTGCATCCGAAGGACTGACGCTCGAATATAAGTCACCAATGCTCGACCAGTTGCAGGATTGGGCGAAGAAGCAGGCAGAAAGCTCTGAATTTCGCACCGTCGGCGTTTATGCTGGTGCGCTAGGCTGGGGCTACAACACCGACATTTTCAAGAAAAAGAACCTGAAGGAACCGGCCTGCTGGGCTGATTTGCTTGATCCGTCCTATAAGGGCGAAATCCAGATGGCCAACCCGAATTCATCCGGCACAGCCTATACGGCTCTTGCAACGCTCATACAATTGATGGGCGAGGAAAAGGCGTTTGAATATCTGGCAAAACTGAACGCCAACGTCTCGCAATATACCAAGTCCGGCTCTGCGCCCGTAAAGTCGGCAGCGCGTGGCGAAAACGGCATTGGTATTGTCTTCATGCATGATGCAGTTGCGATGACTGCCGAAGGCTTCCCGATCAAATCCATCGCGCCTTGCGAAGGGACGGGATACGAAATCGGCTCCATGTCAATCATCAAAGGTGCCCGCAATCTCGAGAATGCCAAGAAATGGTATGACTGGGCGCTAACAGCAGAAGTGCAGTCGAAGATGAAGGATGCAAAATCCTTCCAGCTTCCATCCAACAAGAACGCCGAAGTGCCGAAAGAGTCACCGCGCTTTGAGGATATCAAGCTGATCGACTACGACTTCAAGACCTATGGCGAACCGACCAAGCGCAAGGAAATCCTTGAACGCTGGGACAAGGAAATTGGTGCCAAGGCCAATTAA
- a CDS encoding ABC transporter permease, translating into MKQHNRRLDVVLALALIAFLILPWYRIEQGFFRFSWLDGFFSQAENAPGILQIFAYGRPWLAVVAVLMLICGFARFAMSVEKRTSVLIGASLLGAGFLALQGLAIGFTGWNWALSETFFGQLADGQPAFGAGAVLTGLCFLLIFSFALAERGVMKGDAFVVSSITLLVALVSVFVFYPIISMFAGSVQDFDGSFNPDGFIGNIQDSSIWSLACVIGDGRCGVAWRTLWLALMTATGSTVLGLSFALVATRTGFPFKKGLRILTVLPIITPPFVIGLALTLLFGRAGVVTEQISYFFGVEPGRWLYGLTGIWIAQVLSFTPITFLVLIGVVEGVSPSMEEASQTLRADRWRTFNRVSLPLMAPGLANAFLIAFIESMADFGNPMVLGGSHGVLSTEIFFAVVGAQNDPSRAAVLAIVLLCFTLSAFLIQRLWLSGKNFATVTGKGDSGIHAALPNGLKIGVYALVIPWMIFTVVVYLMILIGGFVRTWGLDNSLTFDHYRRAFSVAWTDSGFAWTGVAWNSFWTTMEISLISAPLTAAVGLLTAYLIVRQRFFGRSVFEFALMLSFAIPGTVIGVSYIMAFNLPPLEMTGTALILIACFVFRNMPVGVRGGIAAMSQLDKSLDEASLTLRAGSFRTIRKVILPLLRPAITAALVYSFVRAITSISAVIFLVSAEYNMATSYIVGLVENGEFGVAIAYSSALILVMVVVIVTFQLLVGERRLRRENRVATLTPIKTVQQEKAV; encoded by the coding sequence ATGAAACAACACAATCGACGGCTTGATGTGGTTCTGGCGCTGGCTTTGATAGCGTTTCTTATCTTGCCCTGGTACCGCATCGAGCAAGGCTTCTTCCGCTTCAGCTGGCTTGACGGGTTTTTCAGTCAAGCCGAAAACGCTCCGGGCATTTTGCAAATATTCGCTTACGGTCGACCTTGGCTCGCTGTAGTCGCGGTGCTTATGCTCATATGTGGGTTTGCACGTTTTGCGATGTCTGTGGAAAAACGCACCTCTGTTCTGATCGGTGCGAGCCTTTTGGGCGCTGGATTCCTCGCGTTGCAGGGGCTGGCAATCGGCTTTACCGGCTGGAACTGGGCCTTAAGCGAAACATTCTTCGGGCAGCTTGCAGACGGGCAACCAGCGTTCGGTGCGGGTGCTGTTCTGACAGGCCTATGCTTTCTTTTGATTTTTTCGTTCGCTCTAGCTGAACGTGGGGTGATGAAAGGTGATGCTTTTGTTGTCTCTTCCATCACGTTGCTGGTAGCCCTTGTCAGTGTCTTTGTATTCTATCCGATCATCAGCATGTTTGCAGGTTCGGTTCAGGACTTTGATGGCTCTTTTAATCCCGATGGTTTCATCGGCAACATTCAGGATTCCTCGATCTGGAGCCTTGCCTGTGTGATTGGCGACGGGCGCTGCGGCGTTGCATGGCGCACGCTGTGGCTGGCACTGATGACCGCCACAGGTTCCACAGTGCTTGGGCTTTCGTTTGCGCTTGTTGCAACGCGTACGGGTTTTCCGTTTAAGAAGGGCCTGCGTATTCTCACTGTGCTGCCGATCATCACGCCACCATTTGTCATTGGTCTGGCGCTCACATTGCTGTTCGGTCGCGCTGGTGTGGTAACTGAACAGATTTCCTACTTCTTTGGCGTTGAACCGGGCCGCTGGCTTTATGGCCTTACGGGTATCTGGATCGCACAGGTGCTTTCGTTCACGCCCATTACCTTTCTGGTTTTGATCGGCGTTGTTGAGGGCGTTTCTCCTTCAATGGAAGAAGCATCGCAAACTCTGCGTGCTGATCGCTGGCGAACGTTTAATCGTGTGTCGCTGCCGCTTATGGCGCCGGGTCTTGCCAATGCATTCCTGATTGCCTTTATCGAAAGCATGGCGGATTTCGGTAACCCGATGGTGCTGGGTGGCAGCCATGGTGTGCTTTCGACCGAGATATTCTTTGCCGTTGTAGGCGCGCAAAACGATCCGTCGCGCGCTGCGGTTCTCGCGATCGTTCTGCTCTGCTTCACACTGTCTGCGTTTCTTATCCAGCGTTTGTGGCTATCGGGCAAAAACTTTGCGACCGTCACCGGCAAGGGTGATTCCGGCATACATGCCGCGCTGCCAAATGGACTCAAGATCGGCGTCTATGCTCTTGTTATTCCATGGATGATTTTCACGGTCGTTGTTTACTTGATGATCCTTATTGGTGGCTTTGTACGTACATGGGGCCTCGATAATTCACTGACCTTTGATCATTATCGTCGTGCTTTCTCGGTTGCGTGGACCGATAGCGGCTTTGCCTGGACGGGCGTTGCGTGGAACTCCTTCTGGACCACGATGGAGATATCGCTTATCTCGGCACCGCTCACCGCGGCGGTTGGGCTGCTCACTGCTTATCTGATCGTGCGACAGCGGTTTTTTGGGCGCAGTGTGTTTGAGTTCGCACTGATGTTGAGCTTCGCCATTCCAGGAACGGTCATTGGTGTCAGCTACATCATGGCTTTCAATCTGCCGCCGCTTGAAATGACGGGCACAGCACTGATCCTGATTGCCTGTTTCGTGTTCCGCAATATGCCCGTTGGCGTGCGCGGTGGGATTGCTGCGATGAGCCAGCTGGACAAGAGCCTTGATGAAGCTTCGCTTACCCTGCGGGCAGGTAGTTTCCGCACCATCCGCAAGGTGATCCTGCCGCTTCTGCGACCTGCGATCACAGCAGCGCTCGTCTATTCCTTCGTGCGTGCCATCACATCGATCAGCGCCGTGATCTTCCTTGTTTCGGCGGAATACAACATGGCGACCTCTTACATCGTAGGCCTTGTCGAAAATGGCGAGTTCGGTGTGGCGATCGCCTATTCTTCGGCACTCATCCTCGTCATGGTGGTTGTGATCGTCACCTTCCAGCTTCTTGTCGGCGAACGCAGGCTGCGGCGCGAAAATCGCGTCGCAACGCTCACGCCGATCAAAACCGTTCAACAGGAGAAAGCCGTATGA
- a CDS encoding ABC transporter ATP-binding protein, whose translation MTTIRPGSVTFQNVTKKFGNFTALPDLSLTVEPGTLVTLLGPSGCGKTTTLRLLAGLEHPTSGRILIGDKDVTMLPANERDVSMVFQSYALFPHMSSLDNVAYGLESSGLKKKEARERAEEGLKLVGLAGMGHRLPAELSGGQQQRVAVARALVLEPQVLLLDEPLSNLDARLRRRVRTEIRELQQRLGFTAVYVTHDQDEALAVSDTIIVMKDGDIAQQGSPRDLYESPASAFIADFMGEANVVPCEVVSAENGEAVIRIGKLSHRLASSHARLGPAQLAVRPNAVSLQAQSGGDFPGRVAHSAYLGDHIEYEIETEHGKLFIVDPAVEEALPPQTDVAIHFKPRGLAIINN comes from the coding sequence ATGACCACGATCCGTCCCGGCTCCGTTACCTTTCAAAACGTGACGAAGAAGTTCGGTAATTTCACCGCTCTGCCTGACCTTTCGCTCACCGTTGAACCCGGCACATTGGTTACGTTGCTCGGCCCATCCGGTTGCGGGAAGACCACGACCCTGCGTCTGCTGGCGGGCCTTGAACATCCAACCTCAGGCCGCATTCTGATCGGCGACAAGGATGTGACAATGCTTCCCGCCAACGAGCGCGATGTATCGATGGTGTTTCAATCCTATGCGCTGTTTCCGCATATGAGTTCGCTCGATAATGTTGCTTATGGGCTTGAATCTTCTGGATTAAAGAAGAAGGAAGCGCGTGAGCGGGCGGAGGAAGGGCTGAAGCTTGTTGGCCTTGCCGGTATGGGACATCGCCTTCCGGCAGAGCTCTCCGGCGGGCAGCAGCAGCGTGTTGCAGTTGCGCGTGCTCTTGTGCTGGAGCCGCAGGTGCTGCTGCTTGATGAACCGCTTTCCAATCTCGATGCGCGGCTGCGTCGTCGCGTGAGGACCGAAATCAGAGAACTACAGCAAAGGCTTGGTTTTACAGCAGTTTATGTCACCCACGATCAGGACGAAGCTTTGGCTGTGTCCGATACAATTATTGTCATGAAAGACGGCGATATAGCGCAGCAAGGCAGCCCGCGCGATCTATATGAGTCTCCCGCCTCTGCCTTCATTGCAGACTTCATGGGTGAGGCAAATGTCGTTCCCTGTGAAGTTGTCAGCGCAGAAAATGGAGAAGCTGTCATTCGTATTGGGAAGCTCAGTCATCGCCTTGCATCATCACATGCAAGGCTAGGACCAGCACAGCTGGCGGTTCGCCCAAATGCGGTGAGCCTGCAAGCCCAGAGTGGCGGAGACTTCCCCGGACGCGTGGCCCATTCCGCCTATCTCGGTGATCATATCGAATATGAAATCGAGACTGAACACGGCAAGCTTTTCATTGTCGATCCGGCTGTTGAAGAAGCACTTCCGCCACAAACGGATGTGGCTATCCATTTCAAGCCACGCGGCCTTGCCATCATCAACAATTGA